A stretch of Nitrospirota bacterium DNA encodes these proteins:
- a CDS encoding aldehyde dehydrogenase family protein, with protein MSTATVEIPTHQTVTTFLDAPRKMLIGGRWLDAASGKTFPTYNPATGEVLAQVAEGNSTDVDRAVTAARNAFETGPWRTFTPSERGRLIWKLADLVESHLEEFAQLESLDNGKPVGVARVADVPLAVDLFRYMAGWATKIEGHTIPISVPYTPGARYLAYTLREPVGVVGQIIPWNFPLLMAAWKLGPALAAGCTVVLKPAEQTPLSALRLGELICEAGFPDGVVNILPGYGETAGAALAAHPDVDKVAFTGSTEVGKLILRAAAGNLKKVSLELGGKSPNIVCKDADLEASIPGVAGAIFFNQGQCCCAGSRLFVEKGIFDKVVAGVAEEAKKIKVGPGMDPATQMGPLVSDEQQRRVLGYLESGFSQGAKAVVGGRKLGDKGYFVEPTVLVDTTQTMKIMQEEIFGPVVCAVPFTDIDEVLQAANDSIYGLAAAVWTSDIAKAHRIAAELRAGSVWINCYNIFDAALPFGGYKQSGWGREMGHDALELYTEVKAVTVQL; from the coding sequence ATGAGCACAGCAACGGTGGAAATCCCGACTCACCAAACGGTGACAACCTTTCTAGACGCGCCCAGGAAAATGCTGATCGGCGGCAGATGGCTCGATGCCGCGTCGGGGAAGACCTTCCCGACCTACAACCCGGCCACGGGCGAAGTCCTGGCCCAAGTGGCCGAAGGCAACAGCACCGACGTTGACAGGGCGGTCACCGCTGCACGGAACGCCTTCGAGACAGGCCCGTGGCGCACGTTCACACCCTCGGAGCGTGGACGGCTGATCTGGAAGCTCGCCGACCTTGTCGAATCTCACTTGGAAGAATTCGCGCAACTGGAGTCGCTCGACAATGGGAAACCGGTCGGCGTGGCCCGCGTGGCGGATGTGCCACTGGCCGTAGACCTCTTCCGATACATGGCAGGTTGGGCGACAAAAATCGAAGGCCACACCATCCCCATTTCGGTGCCCTACACACCCGGCGCCCGGTATCTCGCCTACACACTGCGCGAGCCGGTCGGCGTGGTGGGCCAAATCATCCCCTGGAATTTTCCGCTACTCATGGCGGCTTGGAAGCTGGGTCCGGCGTTGGCAGCAGGCTGCACCGTCGTCCTGAAGCCTGCCGAACAGACGCCTCTGTCCGCCCTGCGACTCGGCGAGCTGATCTGCGAAGCGGGATTCCCGGACGGAGTGGTCAACATCCTACCAGGGTACGGCGAGACCGCCGGCGCGGCACTGGCGGCGCATCCGGACGTGGACAAGGTGGCCTTCACTGGCTCCACAGAAGTGGGAAAACTCATCCTTCGGGCAGCGGCAGGGAATCTCAAGAAAGTGTCGCTGGAGCTCGGAGGGAAATCCCCCAACATCGTATGCAAGGACGCCGATCTGGAGGCGAGCATCCCCGGAGTCGCGGGCGCGATCTTTTTCAACCAAGGCCAGTGCTGCTGCGCAGGCTCCCGGCTTTTCGTCGAGAAGGGTATCTTCGACAAGGTGGTGGCGGGCGTAGCTGAGGAGGCGAAGAAGATCAAGGTCGGGCCGGGCATGGATCCCGCCACCCAAATGGGGCCGCTGGTGTCGGACGAGCAGCAACGGCGGGTGCTCGGCTATCTGGAGTCGGGCTTCTCTCAGGGCGCCAAGGCAGTGGTCGGCGGGCGCAAGCTGGGCGACAAGGGCTACTTTGTGGAACCGACCGTGCTGGTCGACACCACGCAGACGATGAAGATCATGCAGGAGGAAATCTTCGGGCCGGTTGTCTGCGCAGTGCCGTTTACAGACATAGACGAGGTGCTCCAGGCGGCGAACGACTCCATCTACGGTCTGGCTGCGGCAGTGTGGACCAGCGATATCGCGAAAGCCCACCGCATCGCAGCCGAGCTGCGCGCAGGGTCGGTGTGGATCAACTGCTACAACATCTTCGACGCCGCGCTGCCCTTCGGCGGCTACAAGCAATCCGGGTGGGGTCGCGAGATGGGCCACGATGCGCTGGAACTGTACACCGAGGTAAAAGCCGTCACCGTGCAGCTGTGA
- a CDS encoding cytochrome c, with product MKRSWMLGAATVWCVSGLLLGTVAQGQAEPKVPSGDVVRGKALFVRNCAGCHGPQGKGDGYRILGPDPANLTAPSTRKKSDADLLKTIHDGKPNMPAWKVLLSEKQSRDVLAYVRTLAK from the coding sequence ATGAAGAGAAGTTGGATGCTCGGGGCGGCAACGGTCTGGTGCGTGAGCGGTCTTCTACTCGGGACGGTGGCGCAAGGGCAAGCGGAGCCAAAGGTTCCGAGCGGCGACGTGGTGCGTGGCAAGGCCCTGTTTGTCAGGAACTGCGCCGGTTGTCACGGGCCTCAGGGCAAAGGGGATGGGTACAGGATTCTTGGGCCGGATCCGGCTAACCTCACAGCACCGTCGACCAGAAAGAAATCCGATGCCGACCTGCTCAAGACGATCCATGACGGCAAGCCGAACATGCCGGCTTGGAAGGTCCTCCTCTCGGAGAAACAGAGCAGAGACGTGCTGGCCTATGTGCGGACCCTCGCCAAGTGA
- a CDS encoding macro domain-containing protein has translation MLKEVAGDILLTKAEALAHGVAPNDNFANGLALALREQWPAMYKDFRHYSQTFSPKAGELWAWAGVGGIRIVNLFTQESAASHGAKHPGRATIENVNHCLKALCKTIETEKFKSVALPRLATGVGGLDWKDVKPLMEKHLGHLSIPVYVYGTYHAGVQAEE, from the coding sequence ATGTTGAAGGAAGTGGCCGGAGATATTTTGTTGACGAAGGCGGAAGCGTTGGCACATGGCGTTGCCCCCAACGATAATTTCGCCAACGGGTTGGCCTTGGCGCTTAGAGAGCAATGGCCTGCAATGTATAAAGACTTCCGGCATTATTCTCAGACGTTCAGTCCCAAGGCCGGCGAATTGTGGGCATGGGCCGGCGTCGGCGGTATTCGGATTGTGAATCTGTTTACTCAGGAGTCGGCTGCCAGTCACGGAGCCAAGCACCCGGGACGGGCCACGATCGAGAACGTGAACCATTGTCTTAAAGCGTTATGTAAGACGATTGAGACGGAGAAGTTCAAGAGTGTCGCGCTTCCACGCCTGGCCACCGGGGTGGGCGGGCTCGACTGGAAAGATGTGAAGCCGTTGATGGAAAAACATCTCGGCCACTTGTCTATCCCTGTGTACGTGTATGGCACCTACCATGCGGGGGTGCAGGCAGAAGAATAG
- a CDS encoding M20/M25/M40 family metallo-hydrolase, translated as MIRMPGQSHQGPLPPMTNGQRTLEQQLRSHVQQLAGQIGERNVFRHDRLVMAANYIRTTLAHDGYEVRRQSYEVGGIGCENVEAEGRGNQKPDEIIVIGAHYDSVQGSPGANDNASGVAAMLALARAFAKTRQARTLRFVAFANEEPPLFQTKYMGSRVYAKRSRERREKIVLMLSLETIGYYSDEPGSQHFLFPLNLIYPSTGNFIAFVSNVENGFLVRQLVGSFRRQAQFPSEGGALWGLVPGVGWSDHWAFWKEGFPAVMVTDTALFRYPAYHLNTDRPELIQYDRMARVVSGLQAVIAEMAEAPR; from the coding sequence ATGATCCGGATGCCAGGACAAAGCCACCAGGGGCCGCTGCCGCCGATGACAAACGGGCAGCGCACGCTGGAACAGCAACTCCGTTCCCACGTGCAGCAGCTCGCGGGACAGATCGGCGAGCGCAACGTCTTTCGGCACGATAGGCTCGTCATGGCAGCGAATTATATCCGGACAACGCTTGCCCACGACGGCTACGAGGTGAGACGGCAATCTTACGAGGTGGGGGGCATAGGCTGTGAGAATGTCGAAGCGGAAGGGAGAGGGAATCAGAAGCCGGACGAGATCATCGTCATCGGGGCGCATTACGATTCGGTGCAGGGAAGTCCCGGCGCCAACGACAATGCGAGCGGCGTGGCAGCGATGCTCGCCTTGGCCCGTGCCTTCGCGAAAACCCGCCAGGCCCGCACCCTGCGATTCGTGGCCTTTGCCAATGAGGAGCCGCCGCTCTTTCAAACCAAATATATGGGCAGCCGCGTCTATGCCAAGCGCAGCCGCGAGCGGAGAGAAAAGATCGTCCTCATGCTCAGCCTGGAGACCATCGGGTACTACTCAGACGAGCCGGGAAGCCAACACTTCCTCTTTCCCTTGAATCTCATCTATCCTTCCACCGGGAATTTCATTGCCTTCGTCAGCAACGTGGAGAACGGGTTCCTGGTGCGGCAGCTTGTGGGATCGTTTCGGCGGCAGGCGCAATTTCCTTCCGAAGGCGGAGCCCTGTGGGGCTTGGTCCCCGGCGTCGGGTGGTCGGACCATTGGGCCTTCTGGAAGGAGGGATTCCCGGCGGTGATGGTGACCGACACCGCCCTCTTCCGTTACCCAGCCTACCATTTGAACACCGACAGGCCCGAATTGATTCAGTACGATAGGATGGCGCGAGTAGTCTCCGGCCTGCAAGCCGTCATAGCAGAAATGGCGGAGGCACCACGGTGA
- a CDS encoding helix-hairpin-helix domain-containing protein has protein sequence MSIAQNQDIAGRLREVAQLLEDQGANRFRVRAYRGAAETIERLTVPAAEIAQQRGTDGLQSLPGIGVSLARSIHTLVVTGRLPMLDRLRGHMDPISLLTSIPGIGPALAHRLHDDLHIDTLEQLEMAAHDGRLTEIEGIGPKKLQGIIDSLTARLGRVRQSAGKMVGHPTAEPPVKELLDVDREYRESAQAGRLQTIAPHRFNPKKEAWLPILHAQRGTHHYTALFSNSALAHQLKKTQDWVILYYDDDHGERQCTVITSHQAPFTGKRIVRGREEDCASYYQSRKAMTPEAT, from the coding sequence ATGAGCATAGCGCAGAATCAGGACATCGCCGGGCGATTGCGAGAAGTCGCGCAGCTCTTGGAAGATCAGGGCGCGAATCGCTTTCGCGTGCGGGCCTATCGCGGGGCGGCGGAAACGATCGAACGGTTGACGGTTCCCGCCGCAGAGATCGCACAGCAACGGGGCACGGACGGGCTGCAGTCGTTGCCCGGCATCGGGGTGAGCCTCGCACGCTCCATTCATACCCTTGTCGTCACAGGCCGGCTGCCGATGTTGGATCGCCTGCGCGGCCACATGGACCCGATCTCACTGCTCACGTCCATTCCAGGGATTGGTCCGGCTCTCGCCCATCGGCTGCACGACGATCTGCATATCGACACGTTGGAACAACTGGAAATGGCGGCGCATGACGGACGCTTAACAGAAATCGAAGGGATCGGTCCCAAAAAACTCCAGGGCATCATCGATTCCCTGACTGCGCGGCTTGGACGCGTCCGGCAGAGCGCTGGCAAAATGGTTGGGCACCCGACTGCTGAACCTCCGGTGAAAGAACTCCTGGACGTGGACAGGGAATACCGCGAATCCGCCCAGGCCGGCAGGCTACAAACGATCGCGCCGCACCGCTTCAATCCAAAGAAAGAGGCCTGGCTGCCGATCCTCCACGCGCAGCGAGGTACCCACCACTATACCGCGCTGTTTTCGAACAGCGCCCTGGCCCATCAACTCAAGAAAACACAGGACTGGGTCATCCTCTACTACGACGACGACCACGGCGAACGCCAATGCACCGTGATCACCAGCCACCAGGCCCCCTTCACCGGGAAGCGAATCGTACGGGGACGAGAGGAAGACTGTGCCTCCTACTACCAGTCTCGGAAAGCCATGACCCCAGAGGCAACATGA
- a CDS encoding ABC transporter permease, which yields MSFLWLTILSALRILRRNPLRAGLTMLGIIIGIGAVVAMVSLGQGATASVQAEISSLGTNVLIIVPGATTVGGVRGGLGTISTLTVDDAEDIRTKVGSVNTIMYATRSVLQVIRENKNWSTIVLGTTPEFTDIRSWPIAQGNFFTQSDMDSAAKIVVLGKTAAQNLFEPGEEAVGAEVRIRNTPLRVIGVLAPKGQSITGQDQDDFVVLPFTTAERKVMGTKFLGTVGIILVATQTRYEIPAVVADIKELLRARHHLPSQEEDDFTIRTMEDIAKTIAGTSRTMMVMLMSIASISLIVGGIGIMNILLVSVTERTKEIGLRMAVGAKRRHILLQFLIEAIIMTAIGGIVGVAAGIGGAKLLTTLVGWPTIISPEAIVIAFLFSLVVGVFFGLYPANKASKMKPIEALHYE from the coding sequence ATGTCCTTTCTCTGGCTCACTATTCTTTCCGCCCTCCGCATCCTCCGCCGCAATCCGCTGCGCGCCGGACTGACCATGCTCGGTATCATCATCGGCATCGGCGCCGTGGTGGCGATGGTCAGCTTGGGTCAGGGCGCCACGGCCTCCGTCCAAGCGGAAATCTCCAGCCTGGGCACCAATGTCCTCATCATCGTGCCGGGCGCCACGACCGTCGGCGGCGTGAGGGGCGGACTCGGCACCATTTCCACGCTCACGGTCGACGATGCGGAGGACATCCGGACAAAGGTCGGCTCGGTAAACACCATCATGTATGCCACGCGATCGGTGCTTCAAGTCATTCGCGAGAATAAAAACTGGAGCACCATCGTCCTCGGCACCACCCCTGAATTCACCGACATCCGAAGTTGGCCGATTGCGCAGGGCAACTTCTTCACCCAGTCGGACATGGATTCGGCCGCGAAGATTGTCGTGCTGGGGAAAACCGCGGCTCAGAATCTGTTCGAACCAGGCGAAGAGGCGGTGGGAGCCGAAGTTCGCATCAGAAATACTCCGCTTCGTGTGATCGGAGTCCTGGCGCCGAAAGGCCAATCGATCACGGGGCAGGACCAAGACGATTTCGTGGTCCTCCCGTTCACGACGGCTGAACGAAAAGTCATGGGCACGAAGTTTCTTGGAACCGTCGGAATCATCCTGGTCGCCACACAGACGCGCTACGAGATCCCTGCCGTCGTCGCAGACATCAAAGAACTCTTGCGGGCCCGCCACCACCTCCCCTCCCAGGAGGAGGACGACTTCACCATCCGCACCATGGAGGACATCGCCAAGACCATCGCCGGCACGAGCCGCACGATGATGGTCATGCTGATGAGCATTGCCTCGATTTCACTCATCGTCGGCGGGATCGGCATCATGAATATTCTCCTGGTGTCGGTCACGGAGCGGACGAAAGAAATCGGCCTTCGCATGGCCGTCGGCGCAAAACGCCGGCACATCCTGCTTCAATTCCTGATCGAAGCGATCATTATGACGGCAATCGGCGGAATCGTCGGCGTGGCTGCGGGCATCGGAGGTGCAAAACTGCTGACCACACTCGTCGGATGGCCGACCATTATCTCTCCGGAGGCTATCGTGATCGCGTTTCTCTTTTCCCTGGTCGTCGGCGTCTTCTTCGGCCTCTATCCCGCAAACAAAGCGTCGAAGATGAAGCCCATCGAGGCGCTGCACTACGAGTGA
- a CDS encoding efflux RND transporter periplasmic adaptor subunit has protein sequence MSNNPQDPIREVPVTEIIPPGSSSVPAPHSSNASTDRAHGLPAALPLLPSSRTGLRRPWLIGIVTLLAIIGIGAWYWWTAGPPPVHYKTALVDRGPITAIVTATGTVNPVVSVQVGSQVSGKITQLMADFNSVVTKGQVLARIDQQPFNARVSQARASLKSGRGNLAKAKNMANQRKLEFDRMAALRPQQFVSQADLDLAATNLRDAQAQVEVAQAQVDQAVATLASAELDLGYTTIYSPVNGIVVSRNVDVGQTVAASFQTPTLFVIAQDLTQMQVNANVSESDIGGVAEGKPSSFRVDAYPRQFFEGTVTQVRNAPINIQNVVTYDVVITVDNRELKLKPGMTANVTIVTAKKEHPLRVPNGALRFRMPGVPVDRKVTQVWVMDESKQARQVVTTSGIADSLFTEITEGTLKEGDQVILGIETPEEQAQKKLPPGFDGGPRMR, from the coding sequence ATGAGCAATAACCCCCAAGACCCGATTCGTGAGGTTCCTGTCACAGAGATCATTCCCCCCGGATCGTCGTCGGTTCCGGCTCCCCATTCATCGAATGCATCCACCGATCGCGCGCACGGTCTCCCTGCCGCCCTGCCGCTGCTCCCTTCATCTCGGACCGGGCTCCGCCGACCATGGCTCATCGGGATCGTCACCCTGCTTGCGATCATCGGAATAGGAGCCTGGTATTGGTGGACGGCCGGCCCTCCGCCCGTCCATTACAAAACTGCGCTGGTCGATCGGGGACCCATCACCGCGATCGTCACCGCCACCGGCACGGTCAATCCGGTCGTATCGGTCCAGGTGGGGAGCCAAGTCTCCGGGAAAATCACTCAATTGATGGCAGACTTCAACTCCGTAGTCACAAAGGGCCAGGTCCTCGCCAGGATCGACCAGCAGCCATTCAATGCCCGTGTGAGCCAAGCCCGCGCATCCCTCAAGAGCGGGCGTGGCAATCTGGCGAAGGCGAAAAACATGGCAAACCAGCGGAAACTCGAATTCGATCGCATGGCGGCTTTGCGTCCGCAACAATTCGTCTCCCAAGCGGATCTCGACCTCGCCGCTACGAATTTACGTGACGCCCAAGCTCAAGTCGAGGTCGCGCAGGCACAGGTGGATCAGGCAGTGGCCACGTTAGCCTCCGCCGAACTGGATCTCGGCTATACGACGATCTATTCCCCGGTCAACGGCATCGTGGTATCCCGCAACGTCGATGTCGGCCAGACCGTCGCCGCCAGTTTCCAGACCCCGACGCTTTTCGTGATCGCCCAGGACCTGACCCAGATGCAGGTGAATGCCAACGTCAGCGAATCCGACATCGGCGGTGTGGCGGAAGGCAAGCCGTCCAGCTTCCGCGTGGATGCCTATCCCAGGCAATTCTTCGAAGGCACCGTCACGCAGGTACGCAATGCGCCCATCAACATCCAGAACGTGGTGACCTACGACGTCGTGATCACGGTGGACAATCGGGAGCTCAAGCTCAAGCCAGGGATGACGGCAAACGTGACGATCGTGACGGCCAAGAAGGAACATCCGCTCCGCGTGCCGAATGGGGCCTTGCGCTTTCGGATGCCGGGCGTCCCGGTGGACCGCAAGGTCACGCAAGTGTGGGTGATGGATGAGTCAAAACAGGCGCGACAGGTTGTGACCACCTCGGGCATCGCCGACTCCCTCTTCACGGAAATTACCGAGGGAACGCTGAAAGAGGGAGACCAGGTGATCCTGGGGATTGAGACACCGGAAGAACAGGCCCAAAAAAAGTTGCCGCCTGGCTTCGATGGCGGCCCGAGGATGAGATGA